The Paenibacillus sp. MBLB1832 genome has a window encoding:
- a CDS encoding RNA polymerase sigma factor, with translation METTGVHVFDYLKYIAETTDQKTILRNLMETYGNDVWNYAYSICRNKDTADDIAQDAFLKVYRNLTSFRGEAAVKTWLLTITRNTAYDYLRKAFWRKVTLVGFVQSGGTSHSAEAEAVENLYKSEIWQKVLSLPAKYREILILHAHYQMTTKEMAAILAISEGTVKSRLHHARLKVLSLKEREALEHAKS, from the coding sequence TTGGAAACGACGGGAGTCCATGTTTTTGATTATTTGAAGTACATAGCAGAAACAACGGATCAGAAGACGATCCTACGTAATCTAATGGAAACGTACGGCAACGATGTGTGGAATTATGCCTACAGCATTTGCCGCAACAAAGATACAGCTGATGACATCGCACAAGATGCTTTCTTAAAAGTATATCGCAACCTGACTTCCTTCCGTGGCGAAGCAGCGGTTAAGACCTGGTTGCTCACCATTACCCGCAACACCGCCTACGATTATTTGCGTAAAGCATTTTGGCGCAAGGTCACCCTGGTTGGCTTCGTTCAATCTGGGGGAACGTCCCATTCTGCCGAGGCGGAAGCTGTGGAAAACTTGTATAAAAGTGAAATCTGGCAAAAGGTTCTCTCTTTGCCTGCAAAATATAGAGAAATTCTCATTCTGCATGCGCATTATCAAATGACCACGAAGGAAATGGCCGCCATTCTGGCGATCTCCGAAGGTACGGTCAAATCACGGCTTCACCACGCCAGACTTAAGGTTCTAAGTCTGAAGGAGCGTGAAGCGCTTGAACACGCCAAATCCTGA
- a CDS encoding S-layer homology domain-containing protein → MPKIWGEAEIMTMRRWQKWLMILTIGCLLTIGTVQLTNDARALGFKDVHGHWAEQTIGQMMDQGLLDGFPDETFRPDEKVTADQFVKIVLLAYTDKFPNGERKWKGSFVQALSASNQNILGQDYRDFTFKPSTTGYWAKPYLDLASDLHFISKGQFSDYKAALKREDVAEILYYLMKETEYLEDETYSLGAAAHFGDLQSATSRGQKFIGEAVAKGLMEGYPNGYFGVGQYVTRAEALEIISRLQNKAKRIVVKNENGTLLKVVPTKDGSYKKIVFPDQRMLDAYGVMESAGKLRGTNYDLEETTLRLFKDAAAKALAKNGATAEARNSNEVSLWLDPQFATYGVTVRLEDGALARNTESIRTFTDFLFGYDADIFNRLFTDACNRAAAKGVLETTTTSIGSYSVETRLEWDGKTIIFSIIHT, encoded by the coding sequence ATGCCGAAAATTTGGGGAGAAGCGGAGATTATGACGATGAGACGATGGCAGAAGTGGCTGATGATCCTAACGATCGGTTGCCTACTTACGATAGGTACGGTACAACTTACCAACGACGCGAGAGCGTTAGGCTTCAAGGATGTTCACGGTCACTGGGCGGAGCAGACGATTGGACAGATGATGGATCAAGGATTGCTGGATGGATTCCCTGATGAAACGTTCCGTCCCGATGAGAAAGTAACGGCAGATCAATTCGTGAAAATTGTGCTGCTAGCGTATACGGACAAGTTCCCGAACGGGGAACGGAAATGGAAAGGCAGCTTTGTACAAGCGCTAAGTGCGAGCAATCAAAATATTTTGGGTCAGGATTACCGCGATTTCACGTTCAAGCCAAGTACGACGGGATACTGGGCGAAGCCCTACCTGGATCTGGCAAGTGATCTTCATTTTATAAGTAAAGGACAATTCTCGGATTACAAAGCTGCGTTAAAGCGCGAAGATGTAGCGGAGATTTTGTACTATTTGATGAAGGAAACCGAGTATCTGGAAGATGAAACGTATAGTCTTGGGGCGGCGGCACACTTTGGTGACTTGCAGAGCGCAACGAGCAGGGGGCAAAAGTTCATTGGCGAAGCCGTGGCCAAAGGTCTCATGGAGGGTTATCCGAACGGATATTTTGGCGTTGGCCAATATGTGACTCGGGCAGAGGCACTGGAAATTATTTCTAGGTTGCAGAACAAAGCGAAGCGTATTGTTGTTAAAAACGAGAATGGGACGTTGTTGAAGGTGGTGCCTACGAAAGACGGCAGCTACAAGAAGATTGTGTTTCCTGATCAACGAATGCTAGATGCATACGGTGTGATGGAGTCAGCAGGTAAGCTGCGCGGAACGAACTATGATCTAGAAGAAACAACGCTGCGTTTATTCAAAGATGCTGCGGCCAAAGCGCTAGCGAAGAACGGCGCTACAGCGGAGGCTCGCAACAGCAACGAGGTTTCCCTTTGGCTGGACCCGCAGTTCGCCACCTATGGTGTGACGGTTCGACTTGAAGATGGCGCACTCGCGCGCAATACGGAGAGCATTCGGACATTTACGGACTTCCTGTTCGGGTATGACGCAGATATTTTCAACCGTTTGTTCACGGATGCTTGCAATCGTGCGGCAGCGAAAGGTGTTCTTGAAACGACAACGACATCCATTGGTTCCTATTCGGTAGAAACGCGCCTGGAGTGGGATGGGAAAACGATCATTTTCTCGATCATCCACACCTAA
- the araD gene encoding L-ribulose-5-phosphate 4-epimerase, protein MLDHLRQQVLEANLDLPKYRLVTFTWGNVSGIDREQGLVVIKPSGVPYEELKAEDLVVVDLEGRIVEGRLKPSSDTPTHLALYRAFPTIGGIVHTHSPWATSWAQAGRGIPALGTTHADYFYGEVPCTRLMTEAEIQGAYELETGNVIIETFRELDPAMVPSVLVNCHAPFSWGKDPHNAVHNAVVLEEVAKIAYRTYNLNPEIQPMDQTLLDRHFLRKHGANAYYGQK, encoded by the coding sequence ATGTTAGATCACTTGAGACAGCAAGTTTTGGAAGCAAATTTGGATTTACCGAAATATCGACTGGTGACGTTTACTTGGGGGAATGTCAGCGGGATTGACCGTGAGCAAGGACTGGTTGTCATTAAGCCAAGCGGTGTGCCGTACGAGGAGTTGAAAGCGGAGGATCTTGTCGTTGTGGATCTGGAAGGTCGTATTGTCGAGGGCCGTTTGAAGCCCTCCTCTGATACGCCGACACATCTCGCGCTGTACCGGGCTTTCCCGACTATTGGCGGCATCGTGCATACCCATTCGCCATGGGCGACGAGCTGGGCGCAGGCAGGACGAGGGATTCCAGCGTTAGGGACGACGCATGCCGACTATTTCTACGGGGAAGTTCCTTGTACAAGATTGATGACGGAAGCGGAAATCCAAGGCGCCTATGAACTGGAGACAGGCAATGTCATCATTGAAACGTTCCGCGAGCTGGATCCAGCGATGGTTCCGAGCGTGCTAGTGAACTGCCACGCGCCGTTCAGCTGGGGCAAGGACCCGCACAATGCGGTGCATAACGCAGTTGTCCTGGAAGAGGTTGCGAAGATCGCTTATCGTACGTACAACCTTAACCCTGAGATTCAGCCGATGGACCAAACGCTGCTGGATCGGCACTTCCTAAGAAAACACGGCGCTAACGCGTATTACGGGCAAAAGTAA
- a CDS encoding GAF domain-containing protein, with the protein MFAKSDYSGTREEQYSLLIGQVEALIHDEPNRIANLANAAALLGQFLTDVNWVGFYVVDTLKEKKELVLGPFQGLPACVRIPFGKGVCGTSAERRETVLVPDVHAFPGHIACDAASQSEIVIPIVAGDELIGVLDIDSPRLNRFDHIDQAYLEQFVQKLAAVM; encoded by the coding sequence ATGTTTGCCAAGTCGGATTATAGCGGAACGAGAGAAGAACAATATTCCTTGCTCATTGGGCAAGTCGAAGCTTTGATACACGATGAACCGAATCGGATCGCCAATTTAGCGAATGCAGCTGCACTGTTGGGGCAATTCCTGACGGATGTGAATTGGGTAGGATTTTATGTGGTCGATACGCTGAAAGAGAAGAAGGAGCTTGTGCTGGGGCCTTTCCAAGGGCTGCCGGCTTGCGTGCGAATCCCTTTCGGCAAAGGGGTGTGCGGGACGTCGGCTGAGCGCAGGGAAACAGTGCTTGTTCCTGATGTTCATGCATTCCCAGGGCATATCGCCTGCGACGCGGCTTCGCAATCCGAGATTGTGATCCCGATCGTGGCGGGTGACGAGTTGATCGGCGTGCTGGATATCGACAGCCCTCGGCTGAACCGATTCGACCACATCGATCAAGCCTACTTGGAGCAGTTCGTGCAGAAGCTTGCTGCCGTGATGTAA